The Halomonas qaidamensis genome includes the window GTTGTATGTTGCGCTATCGAACACCTTAACCGGCGTATTAATGTTAGTGGTGGGCGGAGTAATTGGTGGGTTGGCACAATGGCTTGGTAGCGCGCCACTGTTGTTAATACTCGCTGGGACAGCATTCTGTGCAATGTTATCAGCCCAACGATTACCTGAGGCAGAATAGCGCTGTCGATTGCAATGCATCTCAACGCTCGCCATGATGGTAGGTAATTAGCGGTGATTAGCTGGGTTTTTGCTATTCTACCTTTATTAAGCAACATGAAATGCCGCTTAGCTCCGCGTTGATGGACAGCGCCATAGCTACGGAAGAACGAGAGCAGCAACAGGAACCCATTGATGAAACGATCTCCTTTGATCAGCCCGGAGTTACTCGAACGTATTGTTGACGCTTCTGAGGATGGCATCGTCGTTGCAGAGCAAGAAGGCGACGAAAACATCCTTATCTACGTTAACAAAGGCTTCGAACGCCTCACCGGCTACAGTGCGGATGAAATTCTTTATCGCGACTGCCGTTTTTTGCAAAATGAGGACCGCGACCAAGATGCGCTGACCTCTATTCGCGAGGCGCTAAAAGAGGGCCACCCCTCTCGCGAAGTGCTGCGTAACTACCGCAAAGACGGCACTATGTTCTGGAACGAGCTCTCCATTACGCCTGTATACGATGAAGCGGATAACTTGATGTACTACATTGGCGTGCAGAAAGACGTGACTGAGCGTGTCGAAGCTCAGCAAGCATTAGCAGCGCTCCAAAAACGTCAAGAAGTCGCAGAATAAACAAAAACACCAATAAAATATCTTCATGGGCTTGAACTTCAACCTAAGTTGCGGTAAATAGCGGCTAAGCGTATAAAAGCGCTAGGCGCTTCTTATTTCGTCTTAGTGATCGAAAGATCTTATTGATCGAACGAGAAGCCGTTGTGATGCCGGTGCGCCGGCTTGGGTTGGAGGGCATACCATGAGCCGTGACCCCTTAAATCGTGAAACTTATACCAATGATGCACTCGATGCAGATGAGTTTGACAACTTAGACGCTGTTAATGACGACCATTATGGTAAAAGTAAACCCAGCAAAGCAGACACACTACGCGCCCGCCGCCAGGTAGAAGCATGGCTTGAAGAGCGCCGTTTGCAGCGCGCTATTGAAGATGATTGGGATGAAGAGGAGTAACTTCCACTTCTAAACCGCTTTTATTGGTTGGCAGCTTAGTCACGATGTCTAGCGCTTAAAATCATTGTTACGCTCTGTTTGTCACACACCGAGCTTTTACTAGGCTGCTAACCAACGTCCCAGAACGTCTTATCTTCTATGCTTCTGGCCTTTGTTCGCGCTGAGCACTATCATCTTAGCCCTATGCCAGCACATAGCTGCGACTCTTTTCTCCAACAACCTAACGGATTTCCATGGCGCAATACGTATTCACCATGAACCGGGTTGGCAAAGTTGTGCCGCCCAAAAAGCAAATTCTCAAGGATATTTCGCTATCATTCTTCCCTGGTGCCAAAATTGGCGTGTTGGGTTTGAACGGTTCCGGTAAATCCACACTGCTGCGCATCATGGCCGGTGTCGATAAAGAGTTTGAAGGTGAAGCTCGTCCGATGCCTGGTATCAATGTGGGCTACCTCCCCCAGGAGCCACAGCTTGATGACGAAAAGAACGTTCGCGAAACGGTAGAAGAAGCCCTAGGCGCCATTAAAGAAGCTCAAGAGAAGCTAGACGCGGTGTACGCCGCCTATGCCGAGCCTGATGCGGATTTTGATGCCTTAGCGAGCGAACAAGCACGCCTTGAAAATATTATTGAAGCTGCGGATGCGCATAACCTTGAGCGTAAGCTAGAAGTTGCTGCTGAAGCGCTGCGTCTACCGCCTTGGGATGCCAAAGTAGGCAACCTTTCCGGGGGTGAGCGTCGCCGCGTGGCATTATGCCGCCTGCTGCTTTCAAGTCCCGATATGCTGCTGCTTGA containing:
- a CDS encoding PAS domain S-box protein, whose translation is MKRSPLISPELLERIVDASEDGIVVAEQEGDENILIYVNKGFERLTGYSADEILYRDCRFLQNEDRDQDALTSIREALKEGHPSREVLRNYRKDGTMFWNELSITPVYDEADNLMYYIGVQKDVTERVEAQQALAALQKRQEVAE
- a CDS encoding PA3496 family putative envelope integrity protein yields the protein MSRDPLNRETYTNDALDADEFDNLDAVNDDHYGKSKPSKADTLRARRQVEAWLEERRLQRAIEDDWDEEE